A genomic segment from Ignavibacteriales bacterium encodes:
- a CDS encoding pseudouridine synthase, which yields MSKYFMLIVFNKPFNVLCQFTDKEKRKTLSDFIDIKNIYAAGRLDFDSEGLVILTDDGKLQNVISDPKHKLEKTYWVQVEGIPSNESLNKLRKGILLKDGVTKPVKIRTLPAPKIWERNPPIRVRKNIPTSWIELKINEGKNRQVRRMTAAIGHPTLRLIRYSVGDWNINNLNIGEYKIINFLQMEKRIFS from the coding sequence ATGAGTAAATATTTTATGCTAATTGTATTTAATAAACCATTTAACGTTTTATGCCAATTTACAGATAAAGAAAAGCGAAAAACTTTATCAGATTTTATTGATATAAAAAATATTTATGCTGCTGGCAGATTAGATTTTGATAGCGAAGGACTTGTGATTTTAACTGATGATGGGAAATTGCAAAATGTAATTTCAGATCCCAAGCATAAATTAGAAAAAACTTATTGGGTTCAAGTTGAAGGAATTCCAAGCAATGAATCTCTAAACAAACTTAGAAAAGGTATTTTACTTAAAGACGGAGTGACAAAACCAGTAAAAATAAGAACTTTACCAGCACCCAAAATTTGGGAAAGAAATCCACCAATTAGAGTTCGCAAAAATATCCCAACTAGCTGGATTGAATTAAAAATTAATGAAGGAAAAAATAGACAAGTTAGAAGGATGACAGCAGCAATTGGTCATCCAACTTTAAGATTAATCAGATATTCTGTTGGCGACTGGAATATTAATAATTTAAATATAGGCGAATATAAAATTATTAATTTTCTTCAGATGGAGAAAAGAATTTTTTCTTAA
- a CDS encoding DUF4126 domain-containing protein, whose protein sequence is MELVLSIFIGIGLAAAVGFRIFIPFLVASIAAYSGNLELSTYFGWIGTLPALILFAVATVVEVFSYYIPWVDNFLDAINHPLAIFAGIVLSGAVVTDFPPLIKWSLALIAGGGMAGTIHAATGLIRLKSSAITGGVGNPVVSTVEAGSSITLSIIAIFIPAVAVIIVGIMIVYLSFMIKKKFFSPSEEN, encoded by the coding sequence ATGGAATTGGTATTAAGTATTTTCATTGGTATCGGGCTTGCGGCAGCAGTTGGGTTTAGAATTTTTATTCCTTTTCTAGTTGCTTCAATTGCAGCATATAGTGGTAACTTGGAATTATCAACATATTTTGGCTGGATAGGAACTCTGCCTGCGCTTATACTTTTTGCAGTTGCTACAGTGGTTGAGGTATTCAGTTACTACATTCCGTGGGTTGATAATTTTTTAGACGCAATTAATCATCCACTTGCAATATTTGCCGGCATTGTTTTGAGCGGAGCAGTTGTTACAGATTTTCCTCCTTTAATAAAATGGTCGCTAGCATTGATTGCAGGTGGTGGAATGGCGGGAACTATTCATGCTGCTACTGGATTGATCAGACTTAAATCTTCTGCAATTACAGGAGGTGTTGGTAATCCGGTTGTTTCAACTGTTGAAGCAGGCAGCTCAATCACATTATCTATTATTGCTATTTTTATTCCAGCCGTTGCTGTAATTATTGTAGGAATTATGATTGTTTATTTATCGTTTATGATTAAGAAAAAATTCTTTTCTCCATCTGAAGAAAATTAA
- the cydB gene encoding cytochrome d ubiquinol oxidase subunit II: protein MEFTFDLNTIWFFLIGILLVGYAILDGFDLGVGALHLLVKDDLDRRIMINSIGPVWDGNEVWLVTGGGALFAAFPHVYATVFSGFYSAFMMLLFMLIFRAVAIEFRSKRPMKWWRQMWDVAFSVASIFIAFLAGVTVANLITGVPLGPDKEFIGTFWTLINPYTILVGITTVSLFMMHGAIYGVMKTEGDLHNKLRSWVNNTIIFFIICYITTTMATLIYYPHMIQHFKELPALFILAVLNMLAIANIPREISKGKDFLAFLSSCASIAALLALFAFGVFPNFVLASNNPDFSLNIYNAASSQKTLNIMLIIALSGIPFVLAYTISIYWIFRGKVKLTNMSY, encoded by the coding sequence ATGGAATTTACTTTTGATTTAAATACAATATGGTTCTTCTTAATCGGAATTCTTTTAGTTGGCTATGCAATACTTGATGGATTCGATTTAGGTGTTGGCGCACTACATCTGCTTGTTAAAGATGATTTGGACAGAAGAATCATGATAAACTCTATAGGACCTGTGTGGGATGGAAATGAAGTTTGGCTTGTAACGGGCGGAGGAGCATTATTTGCAGCGTTTCCACATGTTTACGCAACTGTTTTTTCAGGATTTTATTCTGCTTTTATGATGTTACTATTTATGTTGATTTTTAGAGCAGTTGCTATAGAATTTAGAAGTAAGCGCCCAATGAAATGGTGGCGGCAAATGTGGGATGTTGCCTTTAGTGTTGCAAGTATTTTTATAGCTTTTCTTGCCGGAGTTACAGTTGCAAATTTAATTACCGGAGTTCCACTTGGACCGGATAAAGAATTTATCGGAACATTTTGGACACTTATAAATCCATATACAATATTGGTTGGTATTACAACTGTATCTCTATTTATGATGCATGGTGCAATTTACGGTGTGATGAAAACTGAAGGGGATCTCCATAATAAATTAAGAAGTTGGGTGAACAACACAATAATATTTTTTATTATTTGTTATATCACAACAACAATGGCAACCTTAATTTATTACCCACATATGATTCAGCATTTTAAAGAATTACCTGCACTTTTTATTCTTGCAGTTTTAAATATGTTAGCAATCGCAAACATCCCAAGAGAAATTTCTAAAGGAAAAGATTTTCTAGCATTTCTTTCTTCCTGCGCATCGATAGCAGCTTTGCTTGCTTTATTTGCCTTTGGTGTTTTCCCAAATTTTGTGCTTGCATCAAATAATCCTGACTTCAGTTTAAATATTTACAATGCAGCTTCATCTCAAAAAACATTAAATATTATGCTTATAATTGCGTTAAGTGGAATTCCTTTTGTACTTGCATACACAATAAGTATCTATTGGATTTTCCGCGGGAAAGTAAAACTAACAAATATGAGTTACTAA
- a CDS encoding cytochrome ubiquinol oxidase subunit I yields the protein MDVEILSRIQFAFTIAFHYIYPPLSIGIAIILVIMEGMYLKTKDKFFENMTKFWVKVFALTFAIGVATGIVMEFEFGTNWATYSRFVGDVFGSALAAEGIFAFFLESGFLAVLVFGWDKVGPKMHFFSTIMVSLGSMFSAVWIVVANSWQQTPTGFHIVGEGINARAEIVDFWAMVFNPSSVDRLSHVVSGAWLAGAFLIISISAYYLLKDRHIRFAKASIKIALIVVMIASLFQLVTGHRSAVGVSENQPAKLAAMEAVFDDQTKAPLYLFGWVDSENQKVNFGIALPGMLSYLIGFDTNTRVTGLNSFREKDRPPVNIVFQAYHLMVAIGFSLIAISLLGVFFWWRGTLFKQRWLLWIFVFSVLLPQIANQIGWITAEVGRQPWIVYGLLRTSEGLSKAVEAGQVWFSLILFTLIYIGLFILFIYLLNEKIQHGPEDVDSIPSEIGHPKA from the coding sequence ATGGATGTTGAAATACTTTCTCGAATTCAATTTGCTTTCACTATCGCTTTCCATTATATCTATCCTCCACTAAGCATTGGTATTGCCATTATACTTGTGATTATGGAAGGAATGTATCTTAAAACAAAAGACAAATTCTTTGAAAACATGACAAAATTTTGGGTTAAGGTTTTTGCTTTAACTTTTGCTATCGGTGTTGCAACAGGGATTGTGATGGAGTTTGAATTTGGAACTAACTGGGCAACATACTCACGTTTTGTTGGCGATGTATTTGGAAGTGCGTTAGCTGCAGAAGGCATTTTTGCTTTCTTTCTGGAGTCCGGTTTTCTAGCTGTATTAGTTTTTGGATGGGATAAAGTTGGTCCAAAGATGCATTTCTTTTCAACTATTATGGTTTCACTTGGCTCAATGTTTAGTGCCGTGTGGATTGTAGTTGCAAACTCGTGGCAACAAACCCCAACAGGTTTTCATATTGTTGGAGAAGGAATAAATGCTCGCGCAGAAATTGTAGATTTTTGGGCAATGGTTTTTAATCCATCTTCTGTTGATAGACTTTCTCATGTTGTTTCTGGTGCATGGCTCGCCGGTGCATTTCTAATCATTAGCATAAGTGCATATTATCTTTTAAAAGACAGACACATTCGTTTTGCAAAAGCTTCGATAAAAATTGCCTTAATTGTGGTAATGATTGCTTCACTTTTCCAGTTGGTTACGGGGCATAGAAGCGCTGTTGGTGTGAGCGAAAATCAACCTGCAAAACTTGCCGCTATGGAAGCTGTCTTTGATGATCAAACTAAAGCTCCGCTTTATTTATTTGGCTGGGTTGATAGCGAAAATCAAAAAGTGAATTTCGGAATTGCTTTACCTGGAATGTTAAGTTATTTAATTGGTTTTGATACTAATACAAGAGTAACTGGCTTAAACTCATTCAGAGAAAAAGATAGACCACCAGTTAATATTGTTTTCCAGGCGTATCATTTAATGGTTGCCATTGGTTTTAGTTTGATTGCTATAAGTTTACTTGGAGTGTTTTTTTGGTGGCGTGGTACTTTATTTAAACAAAGATGGCTGCTGTGGATTTTTGTCTTCTCAGTTTTGTTACCCCAAATTGCCAATCAAATTGGGTGGATAACAGCCGAAGTAGGAAGGCAGCCATGGATCGTTTACGGACTACTTCGAACCTCAGAAGGGTTGTCAAAAGCTGTTGAGGCTGGACAAGTTTGGTTTTCGCTAATTCTTTTCACTTTGATATATATTGGTTTGTTCATCTTATTCATTTATTTGCTGAATGAAAAAATTCAGCATGGCCCCGAAGATGTTGATTCAATTCCATCAGAAATTGGGCATCCAAAAGCTTAG
- a CDS encoding gliding motility protein GldC, which yields MSKTSNISFKIQLDDKKMPEKIEWQADDAEFKGMKEAKTIMLSLWDKADNVTLGIDLWTKDMLVEDMNLHFYQMILKLGDTYRKSTSNPEPAKMFDNFASEFADKLKLFEKK from the coding sequence ATGAGTAAAACATCCAACATATCTTTTAAAATTCAGCTTGATGATAAAAAAATGCCTGAAAAAATTGAATGGCAAGCTGATGATGCTGAATTTAAAGGAATGAAAGAAGCCAAAACAATAATGCTATCTCTTTGGGATAAGGCAGATAATGTTACGCTTGGTATCGATCTTTGGACAAAGGACATGCTTGTTGAAGATATGAATTTGCATTTTTACCAAATGATTTTAAAGCTTGGTGATACTTACCGAAAATCAACTAGCAATCCTGAACCAGCAAAAATGTTTGATAACTTTGCATCAGAATTTGCGGATAAATTAAAATTATTTGAGAAAAAATAA
- a CDS encoding thermonuclease family protein: protein MDNVLYHYIVHVVDVYDGDTCTVEIDLGLHTWIKVEKIRFNRINAPELRGAERVKGLWSRDFLRSLILNKQLVIETIKNKKGKYRRYLGEIWLVDEKGKSININDVMVANGVAKY, encoded by the coding sequence ATGGATAATGTTCTTTATCATTATATTGTTCACGTAGTTGATGTTTATGATGGCGACACCTGTACTGTAGAAATTGATCTTGGCTTACATACTTGGATTAAAGTGGAAAAGATTCGCTTTAACAGAATTAATGCACCAGAATTACGCGGTGCTGAAAGAGTTAAAGGGTTGTGGAGTCGCGATTTTTTACGATCATTAATATTGAATAAGCAGTTAGTTATTGAAACGATAAAGAATAAAAAAGGTAAATATAGAAGATATCTTGGTGAAATTTGGTTAGTTGATGAAAAAGGAAAATCAATTAATATTAATGATGTAATGGTTGCAAACGGTGTTGCTAAATATTAA
- a CDS encoding S46 family peptidase, translating into MKFRLGNISKGIALFVILFSLFSSIQVSAQSTEWMNLDTIKAGQFDSGKMWTFEYPPMDYFRQAYNFQPDEAWFEHVRMSALRFANYCSASFVSADGLVMTNHHCARQSLTQVTKEGEDLHETGFISQTLQDERPVPGLYVDQLVLFEDVTDEVIDAINKSTNDEEKSKLENEIISKIEERESAATGLEVAITPLYNGGKFSLYGYKRYTDVRLVLAPEDQMGFFGGDPDNFTYPRYNLDCSFFRVYDENGNPLKTENYFKWSQNGAAVGEPVFVVGNPGNTDRLNTVAQLEYARDIQYPRTVELLSNLSEIYSEILRKDPSKKMQLEDMIFSFENSKKAIGGILEGLRNPILMQRKKDFEKTFRASVNADPELKGKYGHLWDKISDSRIQLSEISNKNFALSMNRLATPKYFFIADEVIAIAENLKLPESERDELYVGDELDNTLASLFPEDFNSEMNNLLLEKKIDALYMYLGEDDPLVKKFTGGKQGKEAVEYVLSNSKVTNLDDVKALLKEGPDEVLKGEDPFIYFMMNSTERADEYSKKIKDLVDVESSYSQQLGVALFKVYGTSIPPDATFTLRLADGVVEGFPYNGTYAQPFTTFYGMYDRYIGQGKVFPWTLPEKWATPPVGLDLSTPFNFVSTNDIIGGNSGSPVINKNGEIVGLAFDGNIQGLPGSFIFRTEENRTVSVHSSGMYEAIDKVYKLKRLSAELKAGKITK; encoded by the coding sequence ATGAAATTTCGGTTAGGAAACATTTCTAAGGGAATTGCTCTTTTTGTAATTCTGTTTAGTTTGTTTTCATCAATACAGGTTTCTGCTCAATCTACAGAGTGGATGAATCTTGATACTATTAAAGCTGGGCAATTTGATAGTGGAAAAATGTGGACTTTTGAATATCCGCCAATGGATTATTTTAGGCAGGCTTACAATTTTCAACCAGATGAGGCTTGGTTTGAACATGTTAGAATGTCCGCACTTCGTTTTGCAAATTACTGTTCTGCCTCATTTGTTTCTGCTGATGGATTGGTGATGACAAATCATCATTGTGCAAGGCAAAGTTTAACTCAGGTTACAAAAGAGGGTGAAGATCTGCACGAAACTGGTTTTATCTCTCAAACTTTGCAAGATGAAAGACCTGTCCCTGGATTGTATGTTGATCAATTAGTTTTGTTTGAAGATGTAACTGATGAAGTTATTGATGCAATTAATAAAAGCACAAATGATGAAGAAAAATCAAAATTAGAAAATGAAATTATTTCAAAAATTGAAGAAAGAGAATCTGCCGCAACAGGTCTTGAAGTTGCAATAACACCACTATACAATGGTGGTAAATTTTCACTTTATGGTTATAAAAGATATACAGATGTAAGATTGGTTTTGGCCCCGGAAGATCAGATGGGATTTTTTGGCGGCGATCCTGATAACTTTACTTACCCAAGATATAATTTAGATTGCAGTTTTTTTAGAGTTTATGACGAAAATGGAAATCCATTAAAAACAGAAAACTATTTTAAATGGAGTCAAAACGGTGCTGCAGTTGGTGAGCCAGTTTTTGTTGTTGGAAACCCAGGAAACACAGATAGGCTAAATACCGTTGCACAATTAGAATATGCACGAGATATTCAATATCCAAGAACAGTGGAATTATTAAGCAATCTATCAGAAATTTATTCTGAAATATTGAGAAAAGATCCAAGTAAAAAGATGCAGCTTGAGGATATGATTTTTAGTTTTGAAAATTCTAAAAAAGCTATTGGTGGAATACTTGAAGGATTAAGAAATCCAATCCTAATGCAGAGAAAAAAGGATTTTGAAAAAACTTTTCGGGCATCAGTTAATGCTGATCCTGAATTAAAAGGAAAGTATGGCCATTTGTGGGATAAAATTTCTGATTCGCGGATTCAATTAAGTGAAATCTCAAATAAAAATTTTGCTCTAAGTATGAACAGATTAGCTACTCCTAAATATTTCTTTATAGCTGATGAAGTAATTGCGATTGCAGAAAATCTTAAATTACCTGAAAGTGAAAGAGATGAACTATATGTTGGCGATGAACTTGATAATACGTTAGCGTCACTTTTCCCTGAAGATTTTAACAGTGAAATGAATAATCTATTATTAGAAAAAAAGATTGATGCATTATATATGTATTTAGGTGAGGATGATCCTTTGGTAAAGAAATTTACGGGCGGCAAGCAGGGAAAAGAAGCTGTTGAATATGTTTTATCAAACTCAAAAGTAACTAATCTTGATGATGTTAAGGCTTTACTAAAAGAAGGGCCAGACGAAGTATTAAAAGGTGAAGATCCATTTATTTATTTTATGATGAACTCAACAGAAAGAGCAGACGAGTATTCTAAAAAAATTAAAGACTTAGTTGATGTTGAATCCTCTTATTCTCAGCAGCTTGGTGTTGCATTGTTTAAAGTATACGGAACATCCATTCCACCAGATGCAACTTTTACTTTAAGATTGGCTGATGGAGTTGTTGAAGGATTTCCTTACAACGGAACTTATGCACAGCCTTTTACAACTTTTTATGGAATGTATGATCGATATATCGGACAGGGAAAAGTTTTTCCTTGGACATTACCAGAAAAATGGGCAACTCCTCCAGTTGGATTAGATTTATCAACACCATTTAACTTTGTATCAACAAACGATATTATTGGTGGAAACTCCGGTAGCCCTGTAATAAATAAAAATGGTGAGATTGTTGGTTTAGCTTTCGATGGAAATATTCAAGGATTACCAGGTAGCTTTATTTTTAGAACAGAGGAAAATCGTACCGTATCTGTCCATTCAAGTGGAATGTATGAAGCTATTGATAAAGTTTATAAGCTAAAAAGATTGAGTGCTGAGTTAAAAGCTGGGAAGATTACTAAGTAG
- a CDS encoding phosphomannomutase, whose amino-acid sequence MEKLNSFKAYDIRGKVPSELNTDLAYKIGRAFAKHVTANKVVVGYDIRKSSLMISEALINGLTDAGCDVVNIGLCGTEMIYFSTPYLNADGGIMITASHNPPEYNGMKFVKRDSVPVGYDSGLNVVEEIILKNDLGKTSTKKGTVEKIDLMEAFINNLSKFYDPKKINPFKVVVNAGNGCAGLSLDAIESKLPVKMIKIFNEPDSDFPNGVPNPLLIENRKPTIDAVLKNNANLGVAWDGDYDRCFFFDEKGSFIEGYYIVGLLAKSILKKFPGERIVHDPRLVWNTLDVVGKSNGVAVESKSGHAFIKQKMREVNSIYGGEMSAHHYFRDNAYSDSGMIPFLLIMQLMSEEDKTLSDLVEEMIANFPCSGEINSTIADPSGKIKEIEKLYTGGKVERTDGLSVEFDEWRFNLRMSNTEPIIRLNVESKGDVLLMEEKTKELLDIIRA is encoded by the coding sequence ATGGAAAAACTAAACAGTTTTAAAGCTTATGACATTAGAGGGAAAGTACCATCAGAACTAAATACCGATTTAGCTTATAAGATTGGAAGAGCATTTGCAAAACACGTAACGGCAAACAAAGTTGTGGTTGGCTATGACATACGAAAATCATCTTTAATGATTAGCGAAGCATTGATAAACGGTCTAACAGATGCAGGCTGTGATGTAGTAAATATTGGATTATGTGGCACAGAAATGATTTACTTTTCAACACCATACTTAAATGCTGATGGTGGAATAATGATTACAGCAAGCCACAATCCACCGGAATATAATGGAATGAAGTTCGTTAAGAGAGATTCTGTCCCTGTTGGATATGATTCAGGTTTAAATGTTGTTGAAGAAATAATTTTAAAAAATGATTTGGGTAAGACAAGTACAAAAAAAGGAACTGTTGAAAAAATTGATCTGATGGAAGCCTTTATAAATAATCTATCTAAATTCTATGATCCTAAAAAAATCAATCCATTTAAAGTTGTAGTAAATGCTGGGAATGGTTGTGCAGGATTATCGCTTGATGCAATTGAATCAAAACTTCCGGTAAAGATGATAAAAATTTTTAACGAACCGGATTCAGATTTTCCGAATGGAGTTCCTAATCCGCTTCTTATCGAAAATAGAAAACCAACGATTGACGCAGTTCTAAAAAATAATGCAAATCTTGGTGTAGCCTGGGATGGAGATTACGATCGTTGTTTTTTCTTTGATGAGAAAGGAAGTTTTATTGAAGGCTATTACATTGTAGGGTTACTTGCAAAATCAATTCTTAAAAAATTTCCCGGTGAAAGAATAGTTCACGATCCAAGGTTAGTTTGGAATACCCTTGATGTTGTTGGAAAGAGTAACGGTGTAGCAGTTGAATCCAAGAGCGGCCATGCATTTATCAAACAAAAAATGCGCGAAGTAAATTCAATTTACGGCGGAGAGATGTCAGCTCATCATTACTTTAGAGATAATGCTTATTCAGATAGTGGGATGATTCCGTTCTTATTAATTATGCAATTAATGTCTGAAGAAGACAAAACATTAAGTGATCTTGTTGAAGAAATGATTGCAAATTTTCCTTGCTCAGGAGAAATAAATTCCACAATCGCTGATCCTTCCGGGAAAATAAAAGAAATTGAAAAACTATATACCGGTGGTAAAGTAGAAAGAACCGATGGTTTAAGTGTTGAATTTGATGAGTGGAGATTTAATTTAAGAATGTCTAATACCGAACCAATAATTCGTTTGAATGTTGAAAGTAAAGGAGATGTTTTATTGATGGAAGAGAAAACCAAAGAGTTGTTGGATATAATAAGAGCATAA
- a CDS encoding glycosyltransferase family 39 protein produces the protein MKNNITYQIWFFFSLISLTFIGIYSFKLPFHGDERHIVETIRLFADNFNFSTIKDYPEVTPPFFYIFYSLWAKLFNSSIESLRLLTLIISFITWQLLFYLIKLFIKNDIHVFLLSLLIVINPYFFGTSVFVFTDILTIMLSLAAVISFAKDKIIYFVIFSALAILCRQYAGIIPIAVLLYSSFYYVNDKSTSRKFIFGSFLTFIPLIILFGIWENISPASGIEKWIVPNSSLYNLDYINTYITFSVIYILPLAIIFFKKIKFNYTSLLIAFVLTILLSFFPVKTSLATLEFTDYKTVGIMHQTLADFFGLESLGIKIILWVFLFVGCYINTELLKRFYSQIKSRLFDKEIIFTFLWILFLIIMPFSYQVWEKYLTMIIPFLVICIYCLIFPIEQDLNI, from the coding sequence ATGAAAAATAATATAACCTATCAAATTTGGTTTTTTTTCTCTTTAATTTCATTAACATTCATTGGTATCTATTCATTTAAACTTCCTTTTCATGGGGATGAAAGACACATTGTTGAAACAATAAGATTGTTTGCAGACAATTTTAACTTCAGTACTATCAAAGATTATCCGGAAGTTACTCCGCCTTTTTTTTACATTTTTTATTCTCTTTGGGCAAAATTATTTAATAGCTCTATCGAGAGTTTAAGATTACTAACTTTGATAATTTCATTCATAACGTGGCAGCTTCTTTTCTATTTAATCAAATTGTTTATCAAAAATGATATCCACGTTTTTCTTCTTTCACTTCTTATAGTTATAAATCCATATTTCTTTGGAACAAGTGTTTTTGTTTTTACTGATATATTAACAATTATGTTGTCGCTTGCAGCCGTTATATCCTTTGCAAAAGATAAAATTATTTATTTTGTAATTTTTAGTGCGCTTGCAATACTTTGCAGACAGTATGCTGGTATCATTCCAATTGCAGTTTTACTCTACTCTTCGTTTTATTATGTAAATGATAAATCTACAAGTAGAAAATTTATTTTTGGTTCTTTTTTAACTTTCATCCCACTAATTATATTATTTGGAATATGGGAAAACATTTCACCAGCGAGCGGAATAGAAAAATGGATCGTTCCAAATTCATCTTTATATAACCTTGATTATATAAACACTTACATAACTTTTTCCGTTATCTATATTTTACCTTTAGCTATTATATTTTTCAAGAAGATAAAGTTTAATTATACAAGTCTATTAATCGCGTTTGTATTGACAATCTTATTATCTTTTTTCCCTGTTAAAACTTCTTTAGCAACTTTAGAGTTTACAGATTACAAAACGGTTGGAATTATGCATCAAACGCTTGCAGATTTTTTTGGATTAGAAAGTTTAGGAATAAAAATAATTCTGTGGGTTTTTCTTTTTGTTGGATGTTATATAAATACTGAGCTTTTAAAAAGATTTTATTCGCAAATAAAATCGAGATTATTTGATAAAGAAATAATATTTACTTTTCTCTGGATCCTTTTCCTAATAATAATGCCTTTTTCATACCAGGTTTGGGAAAAGTATTTAACTATGATTATTCCCTTTTTAGTTATTTGTATCTACTGCCTTATATTCCCAATTGAACAAGATTTAAACATTTAA
- a CDS encoding DUF2911 domain-containing protein, translated as MNRLYSIALLSMFLFLSLIVSTNAQNKKEEIRISPKAEVMQTVGFTDVRIVYSRPGVKGRTIWGKLVPYDAVWRAGANEATKIIFSTDVSIEGKKLKKGSYSFFAIPGVKDWTLIFNKVADQWGAFEYNESEDVLRVKVKTEKAVWQEWLSYTINKASNTSAVIRLEWEKIKVPFKVEVKL; from the coding sequence ATGAATCGGTTATACAGCATAGCACTTTTGTCGATGTTTTTATTTCTTTCTCTTATAGTTTCAACCAATGCACAAAATAAAAAGGAAGAAATACGCATAAGCCCTAAAGCAGAGGTAATGCAAACAGTGGGCTTTACAGATGTTCGAATTGTTTATAGCAGACCTGGAGTAAAAGGTAGAACTATTTGGGGCAAACTTGTTCCTTATGATGCAGTTTGGCGCGCAGGTGCAAATGAAGCTACTAAAATAATTTTCTCAACTGATGTTTCTATTGAAGGAAAAAAGTTAAAAAAAGGTTCATACAGTTTTTTTGCAATTCCAGGAGTTAAGGATTGGACATTAATTTTTAATAAAGTTGCAGATCAGTGGGGAGCGTTTGAGTATAACGAATCCGAAGACGTACTTAGAGTTAAAGTAAAAACTGAAAAAGCGGTTTGGCAGGAATGGTTATCTTACACAATAAACAAAGCCTCAAATACTTCCGCGGTTATTAGGCTTGAGTGGGAAAAAATTAAAGTACCATTTAAAGTTGAAGTGAAGTTGTAG
- a CDS encoding aminotransferase class V-fold PLP-dependent enzyme, with amino-acid sequence MNKTEVRNIFPYLQNEIVYFNHASTGPISSLVVNRLSNLLVEKSETKMDDYTSFLKVLDETKILLSELINCSVDRIAFIDNTSNGLNTLAQSIDWKKGDRILLNDVEFPANVYPFLNLKRLGVKIDFVKSENGIVTAEQIIRAIKPETRLISVSFVQFLSGYKIDLEKIGNYCRANNIIFNVDGIQGIGAMRIDVKKSKIDFLSCGTQKWLLGMQGLAFIYVDEDFQKKMIPANVGWLSVENAWNLLDYKMDLKTSANVFQGGTLNSYGIYAFNTSLKLFEDFGYDKIENEILSNTKYFINKLKSIGIDCVLVNRTDEELAGIVTIKTKGAERIFEVFEQRKIICSLREGFIRFAPHFYNTHHEIDKVVEELQKI; translated from the coding sequence ATGAATAAAACAGAAGTGCGTAATATTTTCCCTTATCTGCAGAACGAAATTGTTTATTTCAATCACGCCTCAACTGGTCCAATCTCCTCACTTGTGGTAAACCGTTTATCAAATCTATTAGTAGAAAAAAGTGAAACCAAAATGGATGATTACACTTCTTTTCTTAAAGTACTTGATGAAACAAAAATATTATTATCAGAACTAATTAATTGTAGCGTTGATCGAATAGCATTTATCGATAATACATCCAATGGATTGAACACACTTGCTCAAAGTATTGATTGGAAAAAAGGGGATAGAATACTGCTAAACGATGTTGAGTTTCCCGCAAACGTTTATCCATTTCTAAATCTAAAAAGATTGGGTGTTAAAATCGATTTTGTCAAATCTGAAAATGGAATTGTAACTGCTGAGCAAATTATTAGAGCTATTAAACCAGAAACAAGATTGATTTCTGTAAGTTTTGTTCAATTTCTTTCCGGATATAAAATTGATTTAGAAAAAATTGGAAATTATTGCAGGGCAAATAATATTATTTTTAATGTGGATGGCATTCAAGGTATTGGCGCCATGCGGATAGATGTGAAAAAATCCAAAATAGATTTTCTTTCTTGCGGAACACAAAAATGGTTATTGGGTATGCAGGGCTTGGCATTTATTTATGTTGATGAAGATTTTCAAAAGAAAATGATTCCGGCAAATGTAGGTTGGCTTTCTGTTGAAAATGCATGGAATCTTTTAGATTACAAAATGGATCTCAAAACATCTGCAAATGTTTTTCAAGGTGGAACTTTAAATTCCTATGGGATATATGCATTCAATACATCTCTAAAACTATTTGAAGATTTTGGTTATGATAAAATTGAAAATGAAATTTTATCAAACACAAAATATTTTATTAATAAACTAAAGAGTATTGGAATAGATTGTGTTTTAGTTAATCGCACAGATGAAGAATTAGCTGGTATAGTAACTATCAAAACAAAAGGTGCAGAACGAATATTTGAAGTATTCGAGCAAAGGAAAATAATCTGTTCACTCCGCGAGGGTTTTATAAGGTTTGCACCACATTTTTATAATACCCATCATGAGATTGATAAAGTAGTTGAGGAATTACAAAAAATTTGA